One Nicotiana sylvestris chromosome 12, ASM39365v2, whole genome shotgun sequence genomic window carries:
- the LOC104248107 gene encoding plant intracellular Ras-group-related LRR protein 5-like, whose protein sequence is MATQIKKPSPACAKIIEEITKIYKSLPTRPSIVEVEAANSVLKSVETEEEIKLEEISKKVEPQDVPIELYSVLQQVRKSIVLFQSQEQKKESIQLIELEKTYQNFDELIQKASELVSVEDSIGEIEEKVVFSDEKSDSLKGFVAISENTGVSSSGIKHAEKYSYLKVAALIENAAKTGAKVIDLHNKLMDKIEWLPMSLGKLVKVTELNFSDNQIMALPTTISNLKSLTKLDLHSNQIINLPDSFCELLNLTDLDLHANRLKSLPSSFGNLINLINLDLGSNRFTHLPDLVGNLTSLKRLNVETNELEELPYTIGFCSSLVELRLDFNKLKALPETVGMLEHLEILTLHINRIKGLPTTMGNLSRLRELDVSFNEVAIVPETFCFATKLEKLNLANNFADLRTLPRSIGNLENLEEIDISNSQIRMLPDSFRLLSKLKTFRADETPLEVPPRQIIKLGAQAVVEYMADFVAKNEFQSQRPKKRRGLFVGVALCFGSERKRRI, encoded by the exons ATGGCTACCCAAATCAAGAAACCATCACCTGCTTGTGCAAAAATAATAGAAGAAATTACAAAAATTTACAAATCACTACCAACAAGACCATCAATAGTAGAAGTTGAAGCAGCAAATTCTGTACTAAAATCAGTAGAaactgaagaagaaattaaacttGAAGAAATATCCAAGAAAGTAGAACCACAAGATGTTCCAATAGAATTATACTCTGTATTACAACAAGTGAGAAAATCCATAGTTTTGTTTCAAAGTCAAGAACAAAAGAAAGAGTCAATTCAGTTAATTGAACTTGAAAAAACTTATCAGAATTTTGACGAACTTATTCAGAAGGCTTCTGAGTTGGTTTCTGTTGAGGACTCAATTggtgaaattgaagaaaaagttGTGTTCAGTGATGAAAAGAGTGATAGTTTGAAGGGTTTTGTTGCAATTTCTGAAAATACTGGTGTTTCCTCTTCAG GGATCAAGCACGCAGAGAAGTACAGTTATTTGAAAGTGGCCGCACTAATTGAAAACGCTGCGAAAACTGGAGCAAAGGTTATTGATCTTCACAACAAGTTAATGGACAAGATTGAATGGCTTCCTATGTCATTAGGAAAGTTAGTGAAAGTCACTGAACTAAACTTTTCTGATAACCAAATTATGGCTCTTCCCACTACAATTAGTAACCTTAAATCCTTAACGAAACTTGATCTTCACTCCAACCAAATTATAAACCTTCCTGATTCATTTTGTGAGCTGCTCAATTTAACTGATCTCGACCTCCACGCCAATAGGTTGAAATCGCTCCCATCTTCTTTCGGGAACTTAATCAATCTGATCAATCTTGATTTGGGTTCAAACCGGTTCACTCATTTACCGGATCTTGTTGGGAACTTAACCTCATTGAAGAGACTAAACGTGGAAACGAATGAGCTCGAAGAACTTCCTTACACGATTGGATTCTGCTCTTCACTTGTAGAGTTGAGATTGGATTTTAATAAGCTTAAAGCTCTTCCCGAGACTGTAGGAATGCTCGAACACTTGGAGATTCTTACGCTGCATATCAACAGAATTAAAGGGTTACCAACGACAATGGGCAATCTCTCTCGCCTGAGGGAACTTGATGTTAGCTTCAATGAAGTTGCAATCGTACCTGAAACGTTTTGTTTTGCTACCAAATTGGAAAAGCTTAATCTTGCTAACAATTTCGCGGACTTGAGAACATTGCCAAGATCAATCGGGAACCTTGAGAATCTTGAAGAGATCGATATCAGTAACAGTCAAATACGAATGCTCCCTGATTCCTTCAGATTATTGTCAAAGTTGAAAACTTTTCGAGCTGACGAGACTCCACTAGAAGTACCACCAAGGCAAATAATAAAGCTAGGAGCTCAG GCTGTTGTAGAGTACATGGCTGATTTTGTTGCCAAGAATGAATTTCAATCTCAGCGGCCAAAGAAAAGGAGAGGTTTATTCGTTGGAGTTGCCCTTTGTTTTGGCAGTGAGAGGAAG